The following are from one region of the Methanoculleus caldifontis genome:
- the frhD gene encoding coenzyme F420-reducing hydrogenase, FrhD protein: MLFREIVIAGCGNPLFGDDGFGPAVVEELQKLQLPDNVKVIDAGLGAPHFLFTLMEDAEVPVKKLIIIDITDFGGNPGDVTKLRPEDLPPGSYRDAHSWDLSEPLQRLKDVIDITIIGCQPKRVASHEFELGLTEEVERAIPKTVRIVLEEIGVEYGAAINHQGTHLWAAPGETAGEPGGKTGEQT; encoded by the coding sequence ATGCTATTCCGTGAGATCGTGATCGCAGGATGCGGCAACCCCCTCTTCGGAGATGACGGGTTCGGCCCTGCAGTCGTCGAAGAACTCCAGAAGTTACAACTGCCCGACAACGTCAAGGTGATCGACGCCGGCCTCGGCGCCCCTCACTTCCTCTTTACACTGATGGAAGATGCAGAGGTGCCGGTGAAGAAGCTCATCATCATCGACATCACCGATTTCGGTGGAAACCCCGGTGATGTGACGAAGCTCCGGCCCGAAGACCTGCCGCCGGGTTCCTACCGGGATGCCCACTCATGGGACCTTTCCGAACCGCTGCAGCGATTGAAGGATGTCATCGATATCACGATCATCGGTTGTCAGCCGAAACGTGTCGCGAGCCATGAGTTTGAACTAGGGCTCACTGAGGAGGTTGAAAGGGCCATTCCCAAAACAGTGCGCATTGTACTGGAGGAAATTGGGGTAGAATATGGGGCTGCTATCAACCATCAAGGAACGCATCTTTGGGCGGCGCCCGGAGAAACCGCCGGAGAACCCGGAGGCAAAACCGGAGAGCAAACCTGA
- the frhG gene encoding coenzyme F420 hydrogenase subunit gamma — protein MADKISIGELHLSGCTGCLVTIADNYEGLFKLLDDYADLVYALTLVDVRHVPEMDVCLVEGSCCLNDELSVEELKEARAKSKVLVAYGACAAYGNITRFCRGGQWNQPAHESFVPISEVVDVDLYIPSCPPCPQQVRNVAVMAYLLLKGNDEQKQLATAYLTPLMQLAQRGNEACGCDLMYDVINQGLCMGCGTCAGTCPVRAVTMEYGKPNVNRDQCIKCGACYSQCPRSWFNFDVMNNYEGIMGAIKGAMQ, from the coding sequence GTGGCAGATAAGATTTCGATAGGTGAATTACACCTGAGCGGATGTACGGGATGCCTCGTCACGATTGCAGACAACTACGAGGGTCTCTTCAAGCTGCTCGATGATTACGCCGACCTGGTCTATGCGCTGACCCTGGTCGATGTACGCCACGTCCCCGAGATGGACGTGTGCCTGGTCGAGGGTTCCTGCTGTCTGAACGACGAACTCTCGGTAGAGGAACTCAAGGAAGCAAGAGCAAAATCAAAGGTGCTCGTCGCCTACGGCGCCTGCGCGGCCTACGGGAACATCACCCGGTTCTGCCGTGGCGGCCAGTGGAACCAGCCCGCTCACGAGTCGTTCGTCCCGATCAGCGAAGTCGTCGACGTCGACCTCTACATCCCGTCCTGTCCCCCCTGCCCGCAGCAGGTCAGGAACGTCGCCGTCATGGCCTACCTGCTCCTGAAGGGCAACGACGAGCAGAAGCAGCTCGCGACCGCCTACCTGACCCCGCTGATGCAGCTCGCACAGCGCGGCAACGAGGCATGCGGCTGCGACCTGATGTATGACGTCATCAACCAGGGCCTCTGCATGGGATGCGGAACCTGCGCCGGCACCTGCCCGGTCCGTGCCGTCACCATGGAGTACGGCAAGCCGAACGTGAACCGCGACCAGTGCATCAAGTGCGGCGCCTGCTACTCGCAGTGCCCGCGGAGCTGGTTCAACTTCGACGTCATGAACAACTACGAGGGCATCATGGGCGCCATCAAAGGGGCCATGCAGTGA
- the frhB gene encoding coenzyme F420 hydrogenase subunit beta has protein sequence MDVLGNYKSAISARSTDKDITRKSQDGGIITTLFAYALEEGIIDGAIVAGPSDEPWKPEPMVATTKAELLAAAGTRYTISPNLYLIKEATRSYGLDRVGIVGVPCQIQAVRKAQVYPIGMRDVDDKIALALGIYCMENLSYQALEAIVEDHCNQKMESVKKMDIGKGKFTVYTERGAVSQMPLKLIHKYVQPGCHVCLDYVANLADISSGSVGSPDGWSTVFVRSMKGNAVWDGAMAAGLFETQPMDQVKPGLDLVKKLATEKITKNQKHVDERKTIGLKADGTPKGLRNPYESP, from the coding sequence ATGGACGTACTCGGAAACTACAAGTCCGCAATCTCGGCACGCTCGACCGATAAGGACATCACCAGGAAGTCCCAGGACGGCGGCATCATCACGACGCTCTTCGCGTACGCGCTTGAAGAGGGTATCATCGACGGTGCCATCGTCGCAGGTCCGAGCGACGAGCCCTGGAAGCCCGAACCCATGGTTGCGACCACGAAGGCCGAACTTCTGGCCGCTGCCGGAACGCGCTACACCATCAGCCCGAACCTCTACCTGATCAAGGAGGCGACCCGCAGCTACGGTCTTGACCGTGTCGGTATCGTCGGTGTCCCCTGCCAGATCCAGGCCGTCCGGAAGGCTCAGGTCTACCCGATCGGCATGCGCGACGTCGACGACAAGATCGCCCTCGCGCTCGGTATCTACTGCATGGAGAACCTCTCCTACCAGGCGCTCGAGGCGATCGTCGAGGACCACTGCAACCAGAAGATGGAGTCCGTCAAGAAGATGGACATCGGCAAGGGCAAGTTCACGGTCTACACCGAGCGCGGTGCAGTCAGCCAGATGCCCCTGAAGCTGATCCACAAGTACGTGCAGCCCGGCTGCCACGTCTGCCTGGACTACGTCGCGAACCTCGCCGACATCTCCAGCGGGTCCGTGGGCAGCCCCGACGGCTGGAGCACGGTCTTTGTCCGGAGCATGAAGGGCAACGCGGTCTGGGACGGCGCCATGGCGGCCGGCCTCTTCGAGACGCAGCCGATGGACCAGGTCAAGCCCGGTCTCGACCTCGTCAAGAAGCTCGCTACCGAGAAGATCACGAAGAACCAGAAGCACGTGGATGAGCGTAAGACGATCGGCCTCAAGGCGGACGGAACCCCCAAGGGTCTCCGGAACCCCTACGAGTCCCCCTGA